Proteins from a genomic interval of Zingiber officinale cultivar Zhangliang chromosome 1B, Zo_v1.1, whole genome shotgun sequence:
- the LOC122047598 gene encoding putative disease resistance protein At3g14460, translated as MAVALTVGGWFAQAFIQTLIDKASDKSIQLFAQRRGFAEDMENLHPSLLEIQIILDEVQSSGCNDTKWKTLIQELKDAAYDAEDLIDEFQYHVLRQKIKGEEEDKVATGSSGLSNMFYAAKKRLLGSSHSLEEDDTRARVRKMQGRLEKIANRMKSIMNVLPPNDRRKQPEVKFQARESCSSPATDKMFGRDKELNQVVDWLLGSANQVELASGFVNNTFSVLPIVGIGGAGKTTLAQYAHKDNRVQEHFHLKIWVCVSNNFTVQRLTKSMIESVTLKKEYDNMELECLQKILHQHIAQKKFLLFLDDVWSDNKNIWHKFCALLKVGAHGSKIIVTTRDMKVSKMVSLVEPILLHGLDEVAFRQLFNKCSFGTLDPEDYPELQDSGRNIADKLKGSPLAAKTLGSVLQSDLCQQHWDTIMKSDIWKVKQDEDDIMPALHLSYQYLNENLKQCFSFCSVFPKDYVFEEAELVRMWMAEGFIEDKNTKRMEDVGSDYFLEFVNRSFFQKFKFGGFVMHDLIHDLAEMISAEDTCSIEKKRQTKTLSTVRHLRVEGKLPLEFFGYDKLRTWMLRKTSPPNSLFEKLRSIRVLNVSQCGMQELSEHIGKLIHLRYLDISFNYEIKILPDSLCDLYNLQTLKAQQCIAMESVPQELCKLVNLRCIDADDMFLVMIKDVRRLTNLQELPTFSVQEDEGLKLVQLKDLTQLHGSLHIQNLENVVDSKEAQDAELKNKVHLKELVLEWNDEKDAKLEEEVIEGLQPHESVKILKIEGYNGGRSPSWLMPKVLPNLEKLELVNCMGWDDVLPFIGQRLHLIELSMEDMPALKQLSHQFEGKCFPKLEVLYLFDLPALEEWSWTEGKDLFPCMRVLRVIDCPKLKRLPPFPPSLEILAIEHCPSLILNSKTEDDEEADGHLPPSLKELELRDCGKYEKLLLDCLHNLRLVTRLEINDFPHITSISLVHLVELQYLCITNCEELRWMECLGLLKSLKKLKIVGCPKLVQLDVEDEQSASLLSSLHTLCVDNIALLKMFPLRNSLSFITELLFVSCSEEVIFEEAILVRSLTAVTSLSFLRCDKLRSLPAELLHCLPFLKTLMVSNCPQLQSLPEMGLSPFLERLEIYNCPQIQAMPEDGLPMSLDVFICSGDVYPKLTEKSEKFFVDRYNRRVKLELVWNKNLDGSINYNKKDLVL; from the exons ATGGCGGTCGCACTAACAGTGGGGGGATGGTTCGCGCAGGCCTTCATCCAGACCTTGATCGATAAGGCCAGCGATAAATCCATCCAACTGTTTGCCCAGCGCCGGGGTTTCGCCGAGGACATGGAAAATCTGCACCCGTCTCTGCTGGAGATTCAAATCATCCTTGACGAGGTACAGAGTAGTGGGTGCAACGACACCAAATGGAAGACATTGATACAGGAACTCAAGGATGCTGCTTATGATGCTGAGGACTTGATAGATGAGTTCCAATATCATGTCCTCAGGCAGAAGATCAAAGGTGAAGAAGAGGACAAGGTAGCAACTGGCTCCAGTGGCCTTTCAAACATGTTCTATGCTGCTAAAAAAAGGTTGTTGGGTTCTTCTCATTCCTTGGAGGAAGATGATACGAGAGCTAGAGTGAGGAAGATGCAAGGAAGGCTGGAGAAAATTGCTAATCGTATGAAGAGCATCATGAATGTGTTACCACCAAATGATAGAAGAAAGCAACCTGAGGTGAAGTTTCAGGCCAGAGAATCATGCTCTTCCCCGGCGACGGACAAAATGTTTGGCAGAGACAAAGAACTGAATCAAGTGGTAGACTGGTTGTTGGGGTCAGCTAATCAGGTGGAACTTGCATCGGGATTTGTCAACAATACCTTCTCCGTCTTGCCCATTGTCGGGATCGGAGGGGCTGGAAAGACTACTCTTGCTCAGTATGCGCACAAAGACAACAGAGTTCAAGAACATTTTCACCTCAAGATTTGGGTCTGTGTGTCTAACAATTTCACTGTGCAGAGACTCACTAAGTCTATGATAGAGTCAGTAACTCTTAAAAAGGAATATGATAATATGGAGTTAGAATGTCTTCAAAAAATACTCCATCAGCATATTGCACAAAAGAAGTTTCTGCTTTTTCTCGATGACGTGTGGAGCGATAATAAAAATATCTGGCATAAATTCTGTGCACTACTTAAAGTTGGAGCTCATGGTAGCAAAATCATTGTTACGACTCGAGATATGAAGGTTTCAAAAATGGTTAGCTTGGTGGAACCAATTTTGCTCCATGGTTTAGACGAAGTTGCCTTTCGGCAATTGTTCAACAAATGCTCATTTGGCACACTCGACCCTGAAGACTATCCAGAGTTACAAGACAGTGGTAGAAATATTGCTGACAAGTTGAAGGGCTCACCATTAGCCGCAAAGACACTCGGTAGTGTTTTGCAATCAGATTTGTGCCAGCAACACTGGGACACCATAATGAAGAGCGACATATGGAAAGTAAAACAAGATGAAGATGACATTATGCCAGCCCTGCATTTAAGTTATCAATATCTTAATGAAAATCTGAAGcagtgtttttctttttgctcggTGTTCCCTAAAGACTACGTGTTCGAAGAAGCTGAATTGGTTCGAATGTGGATGGCTGAAGGCTTCATCGAAGATAAAAACACAAAGAGGATGGAAGATGTTGGAAGCGACTATTTTCTTGAGTTTGTTAACAGGTCTttctttcaaaaattcaaatttggTGGATTCGTGATGCATGATCTTATACATGATTTAGCTGAGATGATTTCTGCGGAAGACACATGTAGTATTGAAAAAAAAAGACAAACAAAGACGCTCTCCACAGTTCGGCATCTACGTGTAGAAGGAAAATTGCCGTTGGAGTTCTTTGGATACGACAAGTTGCGCACCTGGATGTTGAGAAAAACTTCACCTCccaatagcctctttgaaaaactaaGAAGCATTCGCGTTCTGAATGTAAGTCAGTGTGGCATGCAGGAGTTATCTGAACATATTGGTAAATTGATTCACCTCCGTTACCTTGATATATCTTTCaattatgaaattaaaattttgcccGACTCATTATGCGACCTTTATAATTTGCAAACGCTGAAGGCACAACAGTGTATTGCAATGGAGTCTGTACCACAAGAATTGTGTAAGTTGGTCAATTTGAGATGCATTGATGCAGATGACATGTTTTTGGTGATGATAAAGGATGTACGGAGACTAACTAATCTTCAAGAATTGCCAACATTTAGTGTTCAAGAGGATGAAGGACTCAAGCTTGTACAACTAAAGGATTTAACACAGCTTCATGGATCACTTCATATTCAAAATCTCGAGAATGTGGTGGATAGCAAAGAAGCACAGGATGCTGAGTTAAAGAACAAAGTCCATCTAAAAGAATTGGTGTTAGAATGGAATGATGAGAAGGATGCCAAGTTGGAAGAGGAAGTAATTGAAGGTCTGCAGCCACACGAATCagttaaaatattgaaaattgaAGGTTACAATGGAGGTAGGTCGCCTAGTTGGTTGATGCCAAAAGTTCTACCCAATTTGGAAAAACTTGAATTAGTAAATTGCATGGGATGGGATGATGTTCTGCCATTTATTGGTCAACGTTTGCATCTGATTGAGCTTAGCATGGAAGACATGCCTGCTTTGAAACAACTGAGCCATCAATTTGAAGGCAAGTGTTTTCCAAAGTTGGAAGtgctttatttatttgatttgccGGCATTGGAGGAGTGGTCTTGGACCGAGGGCAAAGATCTATTTCCCTGCATGCGTGTACTTCGTGTCATCGATTGTCCCAAACTAAAGAGATTACCTCCCTTCCCTCCTTCCCTAGAAATATTGGCAATAGAACACTGTCCCAGCCTCATATTAAATAGCAAAACGGAAGATGACGAGGAAGCTGATGGCCATCTACCGCCTTCACTTAAAGAATTGGAATTGAGAGACTGTGGTAAATATGAAAAACTTTTGCTTGACTGCTTGCACAACCTTCGTTTAGTTACTCGATTGGAAATAAATGATTTTCCACACATAACGTCTATTTCTCTGGTTCATTTGGTAGAACTGCAATACTTGTGCATCACTAACTGTGAAGAGTTGAGATGGATGGAGTGCTTAGGACTCCTTAAATCTCTCAAGAAATTGAAGATTGTAGGATGTCCTAAGCTGGTTCAGTTGGATGTAGAAGATGAACAATCAGCGAGCTTGTTGTCATCTCTGCATACTTTATGCGTGGACAACATTGCTCTGCTTAAAATGTTTCCTCTGAGAAACTCACTGTCATTCATCACAGAACTTTTATTTGTGTCATGTTCTGAGGAGGTGATATTTGAGGAGGCGATATTGGTGCGAAGCCTCACTGCTGTTACATCTCTAAGCTTCCTTCGTTGCGATAAACTACGATCTCTGCCGGCAGAGCTGCTGCATTGCCTTCCCTTCCTAAAAACGTTAATGGTGTCTAACTGTCCACAGCTCCAATCACTGCCAGAGATGGGACTTTCTCCCTTTCTCGAAAGACTAGAAATATATAACTGTCCACAGATTCAAGCGATGCCAGAGGATGGGCTTCCCATGTCACTAGATGTTTTCATTTGCTCAGGCGATGTTTATCCAAAGCTGACGGAGAAGTCAGAAAAGTTCTTCGTGGATAGATATAATAGGAGA GTAAAGTTGGAGTTGGTATGGAATAAGAACTTGGACGGTTCAATTAATTATAATAAGAAGGATCTGGTTCTTTAA